In Bacteroidota bacterium, one genomic interval encodes:
- the ilvB gene encoding biosynthetic-type acetolactate synthase large subunit gives MLEKELSKEKAKSSKQITGAEALILSLLEEGVDTVFGYPGGAIMPIYDALYDYQDKINHILVRHEQGAVHAAQGYARVSDKAGVCFATSGPGATNLVTGIADAQIDSTPLVCITGQVASHLLGTDAFQETDVIGISMPITKWNLQVTKPEDIPAAVARAFYIARSGRPGPVLLDITKDAQFGKLHYKYEKCEKIRSYRPYPKLNMGDVDKAVELINKAKKPFILAGHGVLISGAENELRQFAEKTGIPVAVTLLGLSAIPTDHQLYVGFLGMHGNYGPNIKTNECDLLIAVGMRFDDRVTGDISKYAKQAKVIHIEIDPSEINKIVKADVAVNSDAKEALKALSERVSKASHEKWMQEFRDCKKLEYEKVEQHDLYPGGKGLKMAEVVRLISEKASADAIIVTDVGQHQMVTSRYYNYRKPNTNITSGGLGTMGFALPAAIGAKVGKPGSDVIAIIGDGGFQMTLQELGTINQSKMPVKIVILNNNFLGMVRQWQQLFYEKRYSSVEMINPDFVMIAKGFNIESAKVTERSDIEAAIGKMLDHKGSYLLEVVVEKEENVFPMVPTGASVAEIRLE, from the coding sequence ATGCTTGAAAAGGAATTGTCAAAGGAAAAAGCAAAATCTTCAAAACAGATAACAGGCGCCGAGGCCCTTATTCTATCGCTGCTGGAGGAAGGTGTGGATACTGTTTTCGGATACCCCGGCGGAGCCATTATGCCGATATATGATGCCCTGTATGATTACCAGGATAAGATCAATCATATTCTTGTCCGGCATGAGCAGGGTGCGGTGCATGCGGCGCAGGGTTATGCACGGGTGAGTGATAAGGCGGGTGTGTGTTTTGCCACTTCCGGACCCGGGGCGACCAACCTGGTAACTGGTATAGCTGATGCGCAGATAGATTCAACACCGTTGGTTTGTATAACAGGGCAAGTGGCATCCCATTTACTCGGAACGGATGCCTTCCAGGAAACCGATGTGATAGGAATATCTATGCCCATCACTAAGTGGAACCTGCAGGTAACAAAACCCGAAGACATTCCTGCGGCTGTAGCCCGGGCTTTTTATATAGCCCGTTCCGGCCGGCCCGGACCTGTATTGCTCGACATAACAAAGGACGCGCAGTTTGGTAAGCTGCATTATAAATATGAAAAATGTGAAAAGATCCGCAGCTATCGTCCGTATCCAAAATTAAATATGGGCGATGTGGATAAAGCGGTTGAATTGATAAACAAGGCAAAAAAACCATTCATCCTTGCCGGGCATGGAGTGTTAATTTCAGGAGCCGAAAATGAGCTCAGACAGTTCGCTGAAAAAACAGGAATACCTGTTGCTGTTACCCTGCTTGGTTTATCCGCTATACCAACTGATCACCAATTATATGTGGGTTTTTTGGGAATGCACGGCAACTACGGCCCAAATATTAAAACAAATGAATGCGACCTGCTGATAGCCGTGGGCATGCGTTTTGACGACAGGGTTACGGGGGATATAAGTAAATACGCGAAGCAGGCAAAAGTCATTCACATTGAAATTGATCCGTCAGAGATCAATAAAATAGTTAAAGCGGATGTGGCTGTTAATTCCGATGCGAAAGAAGCCCTGAAAGCCTTGTCAGAAAGAGTAAGCAAGGCCTCTCATGAAAAATGGATGCAGGAATTCCGTGATTGTAAGAAGCTGGAGTATGAAAAGGTTGAACAACATGACCTGTATCCCGGCGGTAAGGGTTTAAAGATGGCCGAAGTGGTACGCCTGATTTCAGAAAAGGCAAGTGCTGACGCCATAATTGTAACGGATGTTGGTCAGCACCAGATGGTGACTTCAAGATATTATAATTACAGGAAACCAAATACGAATATAACTTCCGGGGGTCTGGGAACAATGGGATTTGCCCTGCCTGCCGCGATAGGCGCAAAGGTAGGGAAGCCGGGATCGGATGTTATCGCGATAATCGGGGATGGCGGTTTCCAGATGACCCTGCAGGAGTTGGGCACGATCAATCAATCGAAAATGCCCGTTAAAATAGTTATCCTCAATAATAACTTTTTAGGAATGGTTCGCCAGTGGCAGCAATTGTTTTATGAGAAACGTTATTCATCTGTGGAAATGATCAATCCTGATTTTGTAATGATCGCAAAGGGTTTTAACATCGAATCCGCTAAAGTAACTGAGCGTAGTGATATTGAAGCGGCAATCGGTAAAATGCTGGATCACAAAGGTTCTTATTTACTGGAAGTGGTGGTTGAAAAGGAGGAGAATGTATTCCCTATGGTTCCTACAGGGGCGAGTGTTGCGGAAATACGATTAGAATAG
- the ilvC gene encoding ketol-acid reductoisomerase, whose product MAKLKFGKVEENVVTREEFTLDKARQILKDETIAMIGYGVQGPGQALNLKDNGFNVIVGQRKDSLSWQKALKDGWVEGKDLFDIETALSKGTIIGFLLSDAGQLTLWPLVKKYLTKGKTLYFSHGFGITFNDQTGIVPPKDVDVILVAPKGSGTSLRRLFKAGKGLNSSYAIYQDASGKALDTVLSMGIGVGSGYLFETNFRNEVLSDLTGERGVLMGALAGIIEAQYQVLRKKGHSPSEAFNETVEELTQSLVPLVGENGMDWMFANTSVTAQRGALDWKEKFRDVTLPLFNELYESVLSGKEAKRVIDACSDKNYRKQLESELTTIRESELWQAGAQVRKLRPE is encoded by the coding sequence ATGGCAAAATTAAAATTCGGAAAAGTAGAAGAAAATGTAGTGACCAGGGAAGAGTTCACACTTGACAAAGCCAGGCAGATCCTGAAGGATGAAACCATTGCCATGATCGGCTATGGTGTACAAGGGCCCGGTCAGGCTTTGAACTTAAAAGATAATGGATTTAACGTGATTGTTGGTCAGCGTAAAGATTCATTATCCTGGCAAAAGGCGTTGAAGGACGGATGGGTGGAAGGAAAAGACCTGTTTGACATTGAAACGGCTTTAAGTAAAGGAACTATCATTGGCTTTCTTTTATCCGATGCAGGACAGCTAACATTATGGCCGCTGGTGAAAAAGTATTTAACAAAAGGTAAAACCCTTTATTTTTCTCATGGGTTCGGAATTACATTTAATGATCAAACAGGAATAGTTCCGCCAAAAGATGTGGATGTGATTCTGGTTGCTCCCAAAGGAAGCGGAACAAGTCTCAGGAGATTATTTAAAGCCGGTAAAGGGCTTAATTCATCTTACGCTATCTACCAGGATGCCTCAGGCAAAGCGTTGGATACGGTTTTGTCAATGGGAATCGGCGTAGGATCCGGTTATTTGTTTGAGACAAATTTCAGGAATGAAGTGCTGAGCGACCTTACCGGTGAGCGCGGTGTGTTAATGGGCGCGCTTGCGGGCATCATTGAAGCACAATACCAGGTGCTTCGCAAAAAAGGACATTCGCCTTCCGAAGCGTTTAACGAAACGGTTGAAGAGCTCACCCAGAGCCTTGTTCCGCTGGTTGGTGAAAATGGTATGGACTGGATGTTTGCCAACACATCTGTAACGGCTCAGCGCGGGGCTTTAGACTGGAAAGAAAAATTCAGGGATGTTACATTGCCTTTGTTCAATGAATTATACGAAAGTGTATTATCCGGCAAAGAAGCGAAACGTGTGATCGATGCCTGCAGCGATAAAAATTACCGTAAACAACTTGAATCGGAACTCACTACCATACGTGAATCTGAACTATGGCAGGCAGGAGCACAGGTAAGGAAATTAAGACCAGAATAG
- the ilvN gene encoding acetolactate synthase small subunit, with the protein MTKQFTVSVFTENKIGLMNRIAIIFTRRRMNIERITVSESEVKGVARITIVVNTTRDAVDKLARQVEKLTEVLKAFVHEDHEVIYQEMALYKMSAKTLSHAAAAKFVKENNARILVEEPEYIVIEKTGTKEETEKLFLELEKYGVLEFARSGRVVVTKPMKELKTYLKELEIELV; encoded by the coding sequence ATGACAAAGCAATTTACAGTTTCAGTCTTCACCGAAAATAAGATCGGTTTGATGAACAGGATAGCTATCATATTCACCCGGCGACGAATGAATATTGAAAGAATAACCGTTTCCGAATCCGAAGTGAAAGGTGTGGCGCGTATTACCATTGTTGTGAATACAACGAGAGACGCGGTGGACAAGCTGGCCCGCCAGGTTGAAAAACTAACGGAGGTATTGAAAGCCTTTGTTCATGAGGATCACGAAGTGATATACCAGGAAATGGCTCTGTACAAAATGTCGGCCAAAACACTTTCGCATGCGGCAGCGGCAAAATTTGTTAAGGAAAATAATGCGCGTATTCTTGTGGAGGAACCTGAATATATCGTAATTGAAAAAACAGGTACGAAGGAAGAAACAGAAAAGCTGTTCCTTGAACTGGAAAAATACGGAGTGCTTGAGTTTGCACGATCGGGCAGGGTAGTGGTAACAAAACCTATGAAAGAGCTGAAAACTTATTTAAAAGAATTAGAAATTGAATTAGTATAA
- the ilvD gene encoding dihydroxy-acid dehydratase, giving the protein MELNKYSKTITQDETQPAAQAMLYGIGLTEADLNKAQVGIVSTGFEGNTCNMHLNDLAKVVKQGVRQSELVGLIFNTIGVSDGISNGTTGMRYSLVSRDVIADSIEVVAGAQWYDGIIAVVGCDKNMPGAVMAMGRLNRPSIMVYGGTIHSGNYKGEKLNIVSAFEALGKKIKGEITPEDFKNVIKNACPGAGACGGMYTANTMASAIEALGMSMPYSSSNPALGKEKQAECMEVGKAMRNLLEKDIKPKDIMTREAFENAVTVVMALGGSTNAVLHLIAMAKAVDVNLTMDDFQAISNKVPFLADLKPGGKFLMEDLHLVGGTPALMKLLLKEGYLHGDCLTVTGKTIKQNLEKLPGLSEGQKVIADVKKPLKSTGHIQILYGNLAEQGAVAKITGNEGEFFEGTAIVFEDEFEIIDAIKNKAVKPGHVVVIRYVGPKGGPGMPEMLKPTSAIMGAGLGNSVALITDGRFSGGSHGFVVGHVTPEAFEAGTIALVKDGDKITIDAKNNSITLHLDDAEMAKRKKAWRQPPLKATKGVLYKYVQCVTSASEGCITDKN; this is encoded by the coding sequence ATAGGATTAACCGAAGCGGATCTGAACAAGGCGCAGGTAGGCATTGTTAGCACAGGTTTTGAAGGTAATACCTGCAACATGCACCTCAATGATCTCGCGAAGGTTGTAAAACAGGGCGTTCGCCAGAGCGAATTGGTTGGATTAATATTTAATACAATAGGTGTGAGCGATGGCATATCGAACGGAACAACAGGTATGCGTTATTCGCTTGTGTCGCGCGATGTTATAGCCGATTCAATTGAAGTGGTTGCCGGAGCTCAGTGGTATGACGGTATAATTGCCGTGGTGGGGTGCGATAAAAATATGCCTGGTGCCGTAATGGCAATGGGCAGGCTCAATCGCCCTTCGATAATGGTTTACGGAGGCACTATACATTCGGGGAATTATAAAGGTGAAAAACTGAATATCGTTTCTGCTTTTGAAGCATTGGGAAAAAAAATAAAGGGAGAAATAACTCCTGAAGATTTTAAAAATGTAATTAAAAATGCCTGCCCGGGAGCGGGTGCCTGCGGCGGCATGTATACTGCCAATACCATGGCATCAGCCATTGAAGCGCTGGGAATGAGTATGCCCTACAGTTCTTCCAATCCCGCATTGGGTAAAGAGAAACAGGCCGAATGTATGGAGGTCGGTAAGGCGATGAGAAATTTACTGGAGAAAGACATTAAGCCTAAAGATATTATGACACGTGAAGCGTTTGAGAACGCGGTAACGGTTGTAATGGCGCTGGGCGGTTCAACAAACGCTGTACTTCATCTGATAGCGATGGCTAAAGCTGTTGATGTAAACTTAACGATGGATGACTTTCAAGCCATCAGCAATAAAGTGCCTTTCCTGGCCGATCTGAAACCGGGTGGGAAATTTTTGATGGAAGATCTGCACCTGGTTGGTGGAACCCCTGCATTAATGAAGCTTTTGCTCAAAGAGGGCTATCTGCATGGAGATTGTTTAACAGTGACCGGCAAAACGATAAAACAAAATTTAGAAAAACTACCAGGCCTCAGTGAAGGACAAAAAGTGATAGCTGATGTAAAGAAGCCTCTTAAATCGACAGGACATATACAGATATTGTATGGCAACCTCGCGGAACAAGGTGCCGTGGCAAAAATTACAGGTAACGAAGGCGAATTTTTTGAAGGTACAGCCATTGTATTTGAAGATGAATTTGAAATAATTGACGCGATCAAAAATAAAGCGGTGAAACCCGGTCATGTGGTTGTGATAAGATATGTAGGTCCTAAAGGCGGGCCTGGAATGCCGGAGATGTTGAAACCGACTTCCGCTATAATGGGCGCCGGGCTGGGCAATAGTGTGGCGTTAATAACAGATGGCCGTTTTTCCGGGGGAAGTCATGGATTTGTTGTGGGCCATGTTACGCCCGAGGCTTTTGAGGCAGGAACGATCGCCTTGGTAAAAGATGGAGATAAAATCACCATTGACGCTAAAAACAATTCAATTACACTTCATCTCGATGACGCCGAAATGGCAAAAAGAAAAAAAGCATGGAGACAGCCGCCTTTAAAAGCTACAAAGGGTGTGCTTTATAAATATGTTCAATGTGTTACATCAGCCTCTGAAGGTTGTATAACTGATAAAAATTAA
- the ilvA gene encoding threonine ammonia-lyase IlvA — MLERIKAAHEKLKGVVTHTPLMHNLNLSGEFDAKIYLKREDLQVVRSYKIRGAYNKISSLTKEELKSGIVCASAGNHAQGVAYSCNLSGIKGVIFMPVTTPKQKIKQVKLFGKEQITISLVGDAFDDAYRAALLYSEQHNCAFIHPFDDDEVIAGQGTVGLEILEDVKERIDYLFIPIGGGGLAAGVSSVFKKLSPETKIIGVQPEGAPSMYQAMKEGMPVTLDSIESFVDGASVKRSGEKTFEICKQTLDDIVLVPEGKVCTTILKLYNEEAMVVEPAGALTISALDLYKEKIKGKNVVCIVSGGNNDIVRTEEIKERSLLYEGLKHYFIIRFPQRAGALREFVVDVLGPNDNITYFEYSKKNNREVGPAVVGLELNEKASLEVLLNKMKQKHIVFEYINDKPELFEYIT, encoded by the coding sequence TTGTTAGAAAGAATAAAAGCGGCGCACGAAAAATTAAAAGGAGTTGTAACGCATACTCCATTAATGCATAACCTGAATTTATCCGGTGAGTTCGACGCGAAAATATACCTGAAGCGTGAAGACCTCCAGGTGGTGCGTTCTTATAAGATAAGGGGCGCGTATAATAAAATAAGTTCTTTAACAAAAGAAGAGTTGAAGAGTGGTATAGTCTGTGCCAGCGCCGGCAATCATGCGCAGGGTGTGGCTTATTCCTGTAATTTATCGGGAATAAAAGGTGTGATCTTTATGCCCGTAACTACACCTAAGCAAAAGATAAAACAGGTAAAGCTATTTGGCAAAGAACAGATCACGATCAGTTTAGTGGGTGATGCATTTGACGACGCTTACAGGGCGGCCTTGCTTTATTCAGAGCAGCACAATTGCGCCTTCATTCACCCCTTCGATGATGATGAGGTAATAGCAGGGCAGGGGACAGTGGGATTGGAAATATTGGAGGATGTTAAGGAACGAATAGACTATTTATTTATTCCTATCGGTGGTGGTGGTCTCGCTGCCGGAGTTTCTTCAGTTTTTAAAAAATTGAGCCCTGAAACAAAAATTATTGGTGTGCAGCCTGAGGGCGCTCCGTCCATGTATCAGGCGATGAAAGAAGGAATGCCGGTAACGCTTGATTCAATTGAAAGTTTTGTGGATGGCGCCTCCGTTAAACGTTCGGGTGAAAAAACATTTGAGATATGTAAACAAACACTCGACGACATTGTGTTGGTTCCCGAAGGAAAAGTGTGTACCACCATACTTAAACTGTATAATGAAGAAGCAATGGTGGTGGAACCCGCCGGCGCACTCACTATTTCTGCACTCGACCTGTATAAAGAAAAGATAAAAGGAAAAAATGTGGTATGCATAGTGAGCGGCGGTAATAACGATATTGTGCGCACCGAAGAGATCAAAGAGCGCTCCCTGCTTTACGAGGGACTGAAACATTATTTTATTATCCGTTTCCCGCAGCGGGCAGGAGCTTTGCGTGAATTTGTTGTGGATGTACTTGGTCCCAACGATAACATTACCTATTTCGAATACTCAAAAAAGAATAACAGGGAAGTGGGACCGGCGGTTGTAGGCCTCGAGTTAAATGAAAAAGCCAGCCTCGAAGTTTTACTCAATAAAAT